Part of the Pseudomonas sp. Leaf58 genome is shown below.
TGTCGGTGATGCTGGCGCATACCGTCAACCATTGAGATCGCTGGGGCCGCAAAGCGGCCCCGAATTCAATTGCCTTCGCCCGCCAGGCGCCGCTCATGCTGGAACTTCCAGCGCACATACAGCAGCCCGGCAATGAACAGCCCCAGGCTCATCAGTACTTCAACCCAGCCAAGCACCGCCCGCGCCGGGTCGAACGCCGCCAGTACGCCCTTGATGAAATAGATATTCACCACGAAGCAGGTCCAGGCATGCGCCCGGGCACTGCCGGTCAGCATGCCCGGCAGCAACAGCAGCAGCGGCACCAGTTCGATTGCCAGGATCACCGTTACCCGGGCACCGTGCAGGTTGGCGAACCATAGGTTATTCACCACCAGCAGGGCGATCAGGCCAAAGAAGAATGCCAGGCTCAACGCCCGCGTCAGGCGCAGGCGCGGTGCCAGCCATTGCAGCGGCGGCAACACCTTGGGCTTTTTAGCCACGTGCGGCCTCCAGGGCCTTGGCTGTAGTTGCCAGGCGTTGGCCAAGGGCACGGCACAGGGCAATCTCATGGCTATCGAGCTCGCGCTTGCCATCGGCGCCAGCATGATGGCTGGCACCATACGGCGTACCGCCGCCGCGGGTTTCCAGCAAGGCCGACTCGCTGTACGGCAGGCCCATTACCAGCATGCCGTGGTGCATCAGCGGCAGCATCATCGACAATAGGGTGGTTTCCTGGCCACCGTGCAGGCTGGCGGTGGAGGTGAACACGCCCGCCGGCTTGCCGACCAGCTCACCGCCCAGCCACAGGCTGCTGGTGCCATCGAGGAAGTACTTGAGCGGCGCCGCCATGTTGCCGAAGCGGGTTGGGCTGCCCAGCACCAGGCCGGCGCAGTGGCGCAGGTCGTCCAAGGTGGCGTACAGCGCGCCGCTGGCAGGGATGTCCGGGGCTACCGCTTCGCACTCGGTGGAAATCGCCGGCACCGTGCGCAGGCGGGCTTCCATGCCGGCCAGCTCGATGCCGCGGGCGATGTGCCGGGCCATTTCGCTGGTCGAACCGTGGCGGCTGTAATACAGCACCAAGATGTAGGGCGCGCTCACGGTAGGATCTCCAGCACTTTCTCGGGCGGGCGGCCAACCACGGCCTTGTCACCGGCGACCAGGATCGGCCGCTCGATCAACTTGGGGTGCTGTGCCATGGCGTCGATCAGCTGTGCGTCGGTCAGCGCCGGGTCGGCCAGGTTCAGGTCTTTGTACTCGTCCTCGCCGGTACGTAGCAGTTGGCGCGGGGCGATGCCCAGCTTGCCAAGCAGGGCTTTGAGGGTGGCGGCGTCGGGCGGGGTTTCGAGGTAGCGCACGATGGTAGGTGCCAGGCCGCGGGCTTCGAGCAGTTCCAGCGCGCCGCGGGATTTTGAGCAGCGCGGGTTATGATAGAGCGTGAGGTCGGTCATGTCGGGTCGCATCCAGCAGGGTTTGGCGGCTATTCTAACCGCAGCGACTGACCTATTTGCTTGAAAACTCGAGAAGGATTGACCCATGGCAAGGCGTCTGGCAGCAGTACTGGCCATCACCGCAAGCTTGTTGCTCGGTGGTTGCGGTGCCGATTATGGCGTGGACCAACACGGTAATACGGTTAAGGCCGAACAGATCGATGGGCACTGGCTGGTGCTCAACTACTGGGCCGAATGGTGCGGGCCGTGCCGTACCGAAATCCCCGAGCTGAACGCAGCGGCCAAGCAATGGGCAGCTGACGGTATCAAGGTGGTGGGGGTTAACTTCGATGGTTTGCAGGGGCCGGACCTGAAACAGGCAGCCGAAACCCTGGGCATCGGTTTTACCGTGCTGGCGCAGGACCCGGCCGAGCGTTACGACCTGCCCCGCAGTGAGGCGCTACCGGTAACCTACATCATCGATGACAAGGGCAAGGTGCGTGAACAGTTGATGGGCGAGCAGACCCTGGAAGGGCTGCAAACCAAGATCAAGGCCCTGAAAGGCGCCTGACCTGCTGCTAGCTGCAAGCTGCAAGAAGAAGCAGACCGAGCGCTGCCCCGCCTTCTCTTGCAGCTTGCAGCTCTGTCAGCCTTCCTCAGGCCAGAACCGCAGCGGCTTGCCTTCGGCCGGCCAGAAGCGTATCTGCTCCACGGGCGACACGTCCCAGCGCTGCACCGTTTCCAGCGCCTGCAAAAAGCGCTTTTCCTGCTCCATCAACGCCGGTGCGCACAGCTTGCGGGTCTTGCCGACCTTGCCGAAGCTCAGGTGCTCGCCATCCAGCGTGTACGGCGCAAACCAGTGGTTGCAGCCGCCGTTGCCATAGGCACGGCCATCACTGGCCAACGTCAGGGTCAGGTGGCTGTAGTCGATCAGCGGTCGTTCGCCAATCCACTCCAGCACGTAGCTGCGTTCTTGCTGCAGCTTTGAAGGTTGTGCGGCGCAGCCGAGCAGGCCGGTGGCAATCAGCACGCCGGTCAGCAGATTCTTCACTCGGCGCTCTCCTGGCAACGCGGGCACAGGTGTTTGTCGCCACGGCTGGCCCAGCCCAGTTCGGCGATGCGTGCGCTGGCAGCAGGCTGACGGGCTTTTTTGCCCAGCTTGGCGTCCACTGCAAACTCGAAGTCCAGCACGGCATCGCAGCTGTCGCACGCGACTTGCCAGGTGAGGATTTCCAGCTCGTTGAATACCGGGCCGCTGGCCACGGCAACCCACTGGCCGCGCGGGTTGATCAGGTGGCGCACGCTCTCCACGATCAGGCGCATGGACAAGTCCTTGCTGCCCTTCAGGGTGACCAGCAGAGTATCGCCTTTGTGCATCGAACCGCCGTTGCCAGTGACCTGGTAACGGCCCGGTACCAGTGCGCGGCACTCGATCAGGGTGTGTTGCGGGTTGAAAAGGGTGTAGCGGAAATCGTGCTCGACCATGGGTCCTCCAGAAATGCCGCGTATCCTAGCACTAACCCATCACCAGATTCTGTGGATTGCCTGCCGCCCAGCGGTTGATATTGTCCAGCGTGGTCGCGGCGATGGCGTCCAACGCCTCACGGGTGAGGAAGGCTTGGTGGGCGGTGATGATCACGTTGGGGAAGGTCAGCAGGCGGGCCAACACGTCGTCCTGCAGCGGCAGGTCAGAGCGGTCCTCGAAGAACAGCTGGGCTTCTTCTTCATAGACGTCCAGGCCCAGGTAGCCAAGTTGGCCGCTTTTCAGCGCGTCGATCAGCGCCGGGGTGTCGACCAGCGCGCCCCGGCCGGTGTTGATCAGCATGGCGCCGGGTTGTAGTTGCGCCAAGCTTTGCGCATTGATCAGGTGCCGGCTGTGCTCGGTCAGCGGGCAGTGCAGGCTGATGATGCGGGCTTCGCGTAGCAGTTCGGGCAATGGCAGGTAGCGCGCGCCCAGGGCCAGCAGCTCTGGGTTAGGGTAGGGGTCGTAGGCCAGCAACTGGCAACCGAAACCGGCCATGATGCGGGCGAAGGCGGCGCCGATCTGGCCGGTGCCGACCACCCCGACGGTTTTCCCGTGCAGGTCGAAGCCCGTCAACCCGTGCAGGGAAAAGTCACCTTCGCGGGTGCGGTTGTAGGCCCGGTGCAGGCGCCGGTTGAGGGCCAGGATCAGCGCTACGGCGTGTTCGGCTACGGCGTGCGGCGAGTAGGCCGGTACCCGCACTACGGTCAGGTCCAGGCGCTGGGCTGCGGCCAGGTCGACATGGTTGTAGCCGGCCGAACGCAGGGCGATCAGGCGCGTGCCGCCTTCGGCCAGGCGTTGCAGCACCGGGGCGTCGAGTTGGTCATTGATGAAGGCGCAGACCACCTCGTAGCCGTCGGCCAGGGCGGCGGTGTCGAGGGTCAGGCGGGCGGCTTGGAAATGCAAGTCCAGGGCGGTGCCGCTGGCGGCTTGAGTGAAGCTTTCCTGGTCGTAGTGCTGGCTGCTGAACAACAGGGCGCGCATGGTGGGGTTTCCTTTTGCGGTGCATGTCTTGGGGGAGTCAGTGCCTGTGAGATCGAGCGCCGCGCGGGCGGCGCTCGATCTCCCAGCCAACACATCTGTCAAGCCAGCCCCCCAAAGCACTCAGGCGCTCAATCTTGCCTGTGCAGCCAGGCGATTGATTGCCGCATCCAGCTCATCCAATGCTTGCTGCGCCTGAGGGTGTTCCTGCTTGAGCAAGGTCTCGCTGCGCTGGCATGCGGCACGTAGCTGCGGTACGCCGCAATAGCGCGAGGCGCCGTTCAGGCGGTGCACTTGCTCGATCAGCATAGGGCGGTCATCGGCCTCGCGGGCGGCGCGTATGGCTTGGCGGTCGGCGTCCAGCGAGGCCAGCAGCATGCTCAGCATGTCGGCTGCCAGGTCCGCTTTGCCGGCGGCTAGGCGCAGGCCTTCTTCGGGGTCGAGCACCTTCAGTTCGTCGCCACTGGCGGTTTGCTCGGCCAGGCGCTCTGGGTGCGGTGCGCCCAGGCTCAGGCCGGTCCATTTCATCACCACCTGGGCCAGCTGCCGCTCGCTGATCGGCTTGGTCAGGTAGTCATCCATGCCCGCGTGCAGTAGCGCACGCTTCTCGTTGGCCATGGCGTGGGCGGTGAGGGCGACGATCGGCAGCGGGTGGCCGCTTTGGGTGTTTTCCCACAGGCGGATCTGCTCGGTGCACGCGCGGCCGTCCATGCCGGGCATCTGCACGTCCATCAGCACCAGGTCGAAAGGCTCATCCTGTACCGCCTGCACGGCAGCATAACCGTTGTTGACGGCTAGCACCTCGGCGCCCAAGTCTTCGAGCAGGGTCTGCACCAGCAGCAGATTAGCGGCGTTGTCGTCGACGCAGAGCACTTTCGGCTGGCGCCGGCCGTTGACGCTATTCGCCTCGCCCTGCGGGCGGCGCGGTTGCACCAGTTCCAGCAACAGGCGCCGCAGTTTGCGCGTGCAGGTTGGCTTGGACAGCAACTGGCCATGGCCGTTGGGCAGGTACGGGTGGTACAGCGCCTGCTCGGTGGTGGGGCACAGCACCACGCATTGGCAATGGTAGCGTTCGAGCTGCTGGTGGTAATGGCTCAACTGTTCAGGCGACAGGCTGCCCAGGGTGGCCCCAAGCACGGCGAACTCGAACGGCTGGCCGGCCTGGCTGGCGGCTTGTACTGCCTGCAGCAACTGGTCGTAGGAGGCGAACAGGCTGACGCTGAGGCCGCAGTCCTCCAGCTGGTGTTCCAAGGCCTGGCGTGCCAGTTCGTGGCCGTCGACGATGGCCGCACGGCGCCCCAGCAGTGGCTGCAGCGGCAGCTGCTCGACATCGTCGTGGGCCTTGGGCAGGTTAAGGCTGATCCAGAACTGCGAGCCCTCGCCCGGGGTGCTGTCGACGCCAATCTCGCCGCCCATTTGCTCGATCAGGCGCTTGGAAATCACCAGCCCAAGGCCGGTGCCGCCGGGCTGGCGGGCCAACGAGTTGTCGGCCTGGCTGAAGGCCTGGAACAGCGTGCGTACATCCTGCGGCGACAGGCCGATCCCGGTGTCCTGCACACTGATGCGCAGCTGGGCGCTGTCTTCGTGTTCGTCTTCGAGCATGGCCCGCACGACGATGGTGCCTTCACGGGTGAACTTGATTGCGTTGCTGACCAGGTTGGTGAGGATCTGCTTGAGCCGCAACGGGTCGCCAATCAGCGACGACGGGGTGTCGCGGTAAATCAGGCTAAGCAATTCCAGCTGCTTGGCGTGGGCGGCCGGGGCAAGGATGGTGAGGGTGTCCTGGATCAGGTCGCGCAGGTTGAACGGGATGCTGTCGAGCACCAGCTTGCCAGCCTCGATCTTGGAGAAGTCGAGGATCTCGTTGATGATCCCTAGCAGGTTGTCGGCAGACTTTTCGATGGTGTTCAGGTAGTCCAGCTGGCGCGGCGGCAGCTCGCTTTTCTGCAGCAGGTGGGTGAAGCCGAGGATACCGTTGAGCGGCGTGCGGATTTCGTGGCTCATGTTGGCCAGGAATTCCGACTTGATGCGGCTGGCCTCCAGGGCTTCCTTGCGCGCCATGTCCAGCTCGATGTTCTGGATCTCGATGGTTTCCAGGTTCTGGCGCACGTCCTCGGTGGCTTGGTCGATGCTGTGCTGCAGTTCTTCGTGGGCGCTGTGCAGGGTTTCGGCCATGCGGTTGATACCGCGCGCCAGCTCGTCCAGTTCATGGCTCCCCAGCGCTGGCAGGCGGGCGTCCAGGTGGCCGTCCTTGAGCTGGTTGACCGCATGCTTGATGCGCTCGATAGGGTCGTTGATGGTGCGGCTCATGCGCAGTGCCAGCAGGCCACTGAGCACCAGGCAGGCGAGGATCAGCAACAGGCTGGTGAACAGGTTGCGGTAGCCGCGCAGCAACGTGCCGTCGTGGGACAGTTCGATCTCGACCCAGCCCAGCAGGCGCTCGGCTTCGGCCGGCACGGCATCGGTGGCCAGGTCGCGGTGGTGGCCGAACACTGGCATCAGGTAGCGGGTGGCGTCATTGCCGCTACGTTGCAGCAGCTGGGTGCCGCTGCCGCCGCTGGGGGGCTGGTTGAGCATGCTCGGGCCGGCATGGGCCAGGCGCGTGCGGTCCGGGGCCAGGAAGGCGACCGCGCGCACATCGGCTTGTTCCAGGGTTTGCGCGGCAATGCGCTCCAGTTGCGCTGGCGCCAGCTTGGCCATGGCCGGCGCGGCCAGCGGGGCCAGTTGCTCGGCAATCATTTTGCCGCGTTGCAGCAGCTGGGTGCGCAGGTCGTTCTGTTGCAGCCAGGTGAAGTAACTGCCCAGCACCACGGCCATCAGGCCGGCCGGTAGCAGGGCCAGCAGCATGACTCGGCTACGAATTCCCAAGCGATCGAGCACACTCGCCTCCTGTCATGTGCCTGGACGCCGTCAAGTGCTGACGGCCAAGCCGGGAAGTTACTCCGCCTGTCGCGCTATTGCACCTCTTTAGTACGGGTTTTGCGCCTTGGCCGGGGCGTTGGTCGCAGGGCGGTTGCCTGGCAGGTGCTGGATGCTCAATAATCAGGTAATTGAGAATTTATAGCGATTGCCAATGAATCGTGTAGCCATTCACAATTCCAATATCCTTGCTATCGAGGATGACCCGGTCCTCGGTGCCTACCTGCACGAAGAGCTGCAGCGTGGCGGCTTCCAGGTGACCTGGTGTCGCAATGGCCTGGAGGGCCTGGAAACGGCGGGTCGCCAGGCCTTCGATGTGGTGCTCTTGGACATCCTGTTGCCCGGTCTCAACGGCCTGGACGCCTTGGCGCAGTTGCGCCAGCACAGTGCCACGCCGGTGATCCTGATGTCGGCGCTGGGCGCCGAGGCCGACCGTATCAACGGTTTCCAGCGCGGTGCTGACGACTACCTGCCCAAGCCGTTCAGCATCGCCGAGCTGCGGGTGCGCATCGAGGCGATCCTGCGTCGGGTGGCGCTCGAGCGTCGCCATCAAGCGCCGCTGGTACAGGCCGCCTGCGGCGAGCTGCAGTTCGACGAGGGGCTGTGCGACGTACGTCTCGATGGCCGCTTGGCCGGCCTGACCCCCAGCGAGTATCGCCTGCTCGATACCCTGCACCGCAACCTCGACGAGGTGTTGAGCAAGCCGTTCCTTTACCAGCAAGTGCTGCAGCGGGGCTACTCGCGGCATGACCGCAGCCTGGACATGCACGTCAGCCAGATCCGCCGCAAGTTGAAGGGTATCGGCTATCACGAACGGCAGATCCGCACCGTGTGGGGCAAGGGTTACGTGCTCAGTGCCAGCGAGGTGGAGTGACCCATGCTTGACCGCCATTCGCTGTTCTGGAAGCTGGCGATCCTGCTGGTGGGCTTCTGCCTGCTGATGATCGGCCTCAGCTACACTTGGGGCCGGCACATCGAAGCCCAAAACGCATTCCTTTCGGAGCCCGCGCGGCAGGTTTTGCGCGGCTATGCCGCCGAGGCCGAGCACGCCCTGCGCAGCGGCGGACGGGCAGGGCTGGACCAATGGGTGGCGGCGATGCAACAGCGCGAGCGCGGCTGGGTTGGCGTGCTCGACCGCAACCTGTTGCCGCTCGACAGTGCCACCCTAGACCCGCAGATCATGCAGCGCCTGACCCGCCTGCGCGGTGTCGACTGGCCGATGAGCCGGCGCAGCGTCGATCAACCGTGGCTACGCATCCCGTTCCCCGGGGCGCCGGAGCTGGGCATGCTGGTGATCGAGCTGCCGCAGCGGTTCAACCCCGATCAACACCGGTTGCTGTGGCGCATCGTCACCAACGGCATTATCCCTGGCCTGTTCACCTTGCTGCTGTGCGTGGGCCTTTACCGCATGTTGATCGTGCCGCTGAACCAGCTACGCGAGCAGGCCAATGCCTGGCGTGCCGATCAGCTGTCGGCACGCCTCGACTCGCGCACCATCGCCCGGCATGACGAACTGGGCGAGCTGGCCCGCGCCTTCGACCAGATGGCGGAACGGTTGCAGGGCACGGTAGCCATGCAGCAACAACTGCTGCGCGACCTGTCCCACGAAATGCGCACGCCACTCAGCCGACTGCGGGTGGCTTGCGAGGGGGAGGCCGACCTGCAGCGCCTACGCGAACGCCTGTCGCGCGAGGTGGACTGCATGCAGCAACTGGTCGAGGACACCCTGCAGCTGGCCTGGCAGGACGCTGAGCGTGCGCCGATGAACTTGGAGCCGATCGAGGTCCACGCGTTGTGGGAGCTGCTGGCCGAAAATGCCAGCTACGAGAGCGGCTGGTCGCTGGCACGGCTGCGTTGCGAAGTGCCTACCGACTGCTGGGTGCAGGGCAACCTCAACCATCTGGCCCAGGCGCTTGAGAACCTGTTGCGCAATGCCATCCGTCACTCGCCAGCCGAGGGGGTGGTGCGCCTGGGTGGGCAGCGTGAGGGTAGCTACTGGCGGCTGTGGTTGGAAGATGACGGCGGCGGCGTGGCCGAAACGGACCTGGAGCGGATCTTTGCGCCATTTTCGCGGCTGGATGGCTCGCGCCCGGGGGATGGTGGCTTCGGCTTGGGGCTGAGCATCGCCCGCAGCGCCATCCAGCGCCAGGGCGGGACCTTGTGGGCGCAGAACGGCCAACGTGGGCTGCGCTTGTGCATGCGCTTGCCGTTACATGTGCCGGCTATTCCAACAGGTAGAACATTGTTCTCGCGGGCAGTGCGGTACCTGTAGGAGCGGGTTTACCCGCGAAGAGGCCGGCACAGGTCACACCTTTATATCTTGTAGCTATATGCACCACAGATTGCGTGATATGGCCGGCAAGGGTTTGCCGGTATGATAGGCGCCCCTGCCGTCCGGATTGTGAAATACGCCATGACCTTGCAGTACCCAACCATCGCCGATTGCGTCGGCAATACGCCTCTGGTTCGCCTGCAGCGCATTGCTGGCAAAACCAGCAATACCCTCCTGCTCAAGCTCGAAGGTAACAATCCCGCCGGCTCGGTGAAGGACCGCCCGGCATTGTCGATGATCACTCGCGCCGAACTGCGCGGCCAGATCAAGCCCGGCGACACCCTGATCGAAGCCACCTCCGGCAACACCGGTATCGCCCTGGCGATGGCGGCGGCGATCAAGGGTTACAAAATGATCCTGATCATGCCCGACAATTCCACCGCCGAACGCAAGGCTGCCATGACCGCCTACGGCGCCGAGCTGATCCTGGTGACCAAGGAGGAGGGCATGGAAGGCGCCCGTGACTTGGCCGAGAAGCTGCAGGCCGAAGGCCGTGGCCTGGTGCTGGACCAGTTCGCCAACGGCGACAACCCAATTGCCCACTACAACAGCACCGGCCCTGAGATCTGGCAGCAAACCCAGGGCACCATCAGCCATTTCATCAGCTCCATGGGCACCACCGGTACCATCATGGGCTGCTCGCAGTACCTCAAAGAGCAGAACCCGGCGGTGCAGATCATTGGCCTGCAGCCCATGGAAGGCTCGGCCATCCCAGGCATTCGCCGCTGGCCTGAGGAGTACCTGCCGAAGATCTTCGACGCCACCCGCGTCGACCGCGTGGTCGACATGTCGCAGCAGGAAGCCGAAGACATCACCCGCCGCCTTGCCCGTGAAGAGGGCATTTTCTGCGGTGTGTCCTCCGGTGGTGCGGTCGCAGCCATGCTGCGCCTGTCCCGCGAGGTGGAAAATGCCACGATGGTCGCAATCATCTGCGACCGCGGCGACCGTTACCTGTCCACCGGCCTGTTCGACCCGAGCTAAATGTCCAAGAAAAAAAGCAACAGCAGCGGCCTGCGCTTTCAGCCGGCCGGCGGCAACCGCAGCCCCCAGGTACCCGTGGGCAAAAAGCAGCACCTGGAAATCGAGCGCCTGGCCGGTGACGGCAGGGGCATCGCCTTCCACGAAGGGCGCACCTGGTTTGTCAGTGGTGCTTTGGCCGGTGAGGCCGTGGAAGCGCGGGTGCTCAATGCCCGTGGCAAAGTGGTCGAAGCCCGCCTGGAGCGCTTGCTGCAAGCCAGCCCCGAGCGCCGTCAGGCACCGTGCCCGTATTACCAGCGCTGCGGTGGCTGCAACCTGCAGCACCTGCCGCACGAAGCGCAGTTGGCACTTAAGCAGCGCACCCTCGCCGAGCAGCTGCAACGGGTAGCTGGCGTGCAGCCCGAGGAATGGGCTGCACCGCTGAGCGGGCCAGAATTCGGCTACCGGCGCCGCGCCCGGGTGGCAGTGCGCTGGGATGTCAAGGCACGCCAGCTAGAGGTGGGTTTGCGCGCCGAAGCCAGCCAGGACATCATCGCGATCGACGATTGCGCGGTGCTGGTACAGCCCTTGCAATCGATTCTGCGCCACTTGCCGACCGTGCTGCGCACGTTGAGCAAGCCACAGGCGCTGGGCCATGTGGAATTGTTCAGCGGTACCGCCGAGGCGGTGTTGGTGCGCCATGTGGCGCCGCTGCCAGTAGAAGACCTGGCTAAGCTTCAGGCGTTCTGCGAGCAGGCCAATGCCCAACTGTGGCTGCAAGGCGAAGGTGAGCCGGCGCAGGTGGGCCAAGCCGCACCCCTGGGCTTTGCCCTGGCACCGTGGCAGCTGGAACTGGCGTGGCGCCCGGGCGACTTCGTGCAGGTGAACGCACAGGTCAACACGGCGATGATCGAGCAGGCCCTGGCCTGGCTCGCACCGCAGGCCGACGAGCGCGTACTGGACTTGTTCTGCGGCTTGGGCAACTTTGCCCTGCCGCTGGCCCGCCAGGCGCGTGAGGTGGTGGCAGTGGAAGGTGTGCAGGCCATGGTCGATCGAGCCGCGGCCAATGCCCGAAACAACAATGTGCATAACGCACGGTTTTTTCAGGCCGATTTATCGCAGCCTTTGGCTGGCGCCGGATGGGCCGCCGAAGGCTTTTCTGCGGTACTCTTGGATCCACCGCGCGACGGTGCTTTCGAGGTGGTGCAAGGCATCGCCCGCCTCAAGGCCAGCAGACTGGTCTATGTATCGTGCAACCCGGCCACGCTGGCGCGAGACGCCCAGGTGTTGGTCGGCCAGGGGTACCGGTTAAAAAGGGCCGGGATTCTCGACATGTTTCCTCAGACGGCGCATGTCGAGGCCATGGCGTTATTCGAAGCGGGCTAGCTGACTGGCCCCTTGGTGCGGCTTCCACGGAATGGCGGCCGTACGGTGATCGCCAGCGCAGCCATAAGAGCTGCGCTGTATG
Proteins encoded:
- the cysM gene encoding cysteine synthase CysM, giving the protein MTLQYPTIADCVGNTPLVRLQRIAGKTSNTLLLKLEGNNPAGSVKDRPALSMITRAELRGQIKPGDTLIEATSGNTGIALAMAAAIKGYKMILIMPDNSTAERKAAMTAYGAELILVTKEEGMEGARDLAEKLQAEGRGLVLDQFANGDNPIAHYNSTGPEIWQQTQGTISHFISSMGTTGTIMGCSQYLKEQNPAVQIIGLQPMEGSAIPGIRRWPEEYLPKIFDATRVDRVVDMSQQEAEDITRRLAREEGIFCGVSSGGAVAAMLRLSREVENATMVAIICDRGDRYLSTGLFDPS
- a CDS encoding response regulator, yielding MLDRLGIRSRVMLLALLPAGLMAVVLGSYFTWLQQNDLRTQLLQRGKMIAEQLAPLAAPAMAKLAPAQLERIAAQTLEQADVRAVAFLAPDRTRLAHAGPSMLNQPPSGGSGTQLLQRSGNDATRYLMPVFGHHRDLATDAVPAEAERLLGWVEIELSHDGTLLRGYRNLFTSLLLILACLVLSGLLALRMSRTINDPIERIKHAVNQLKDGHLDARLPALGSHELDELARGINRMAETLHSAHEELQHSIDQATEDVRQNLETIEIQNIELDMARKEALEASRIKSEFLANMSHEIRTPLNGILGFTHLLQKSELPPRQLDYLNTIEKSADNLLGIINEILDFSKIEAGKLVLDSIPFNLRDLIQDTLTILAPAAHAKQLELLSLIYRDTPSSLIGDPLRLKQILTNLVSNAIKFTREGTIVVRAMLEDEHEDSAQLRISVQDTGIGLSPQDVRTLFQAFSQADNSLARQPGGTGLGLVISKRLIEQMGGEIGVDSTPGEGSQFWISLNLPKAHDDVEQLPLQPLLGRRAAIVDGHELARQALEHQLEDCGLSVSLFASYDQLLQAVQAASQAGQPFEFAVLGATLGSLSPEQLSHYHQQLERYHCQCVVLCPTTEQALYHPYLPNGHGQLLSKPTCTRKLRRLLLELVQPRRPQGEANSVNGRRQPKVLCVDDNAANLLLVQTLLEDLGAEVLAVNNGYAAVQAVQDEPFDLVLMDVQMPGMDGRACTEQIRLWENTQSGHPLPIVALTAHAMANEKRALLHAGMDDYLTKPISERQLAQVVMKWTGLSLGAPHPERLAEQTASGDELKVLDPEEGLRLAAGKADLAADMLSMLLASLDADRQAIRAAREADDRPMLIEQVHRLNGASRYCGVPQLRAACQRSETLLKQEHPQAQQALDELDAAINRLAAQARLSA
- a CDS encoding response regulator transcription factor yields the protein MNRVAIHNSNILAIEDDPVLGAYLHEELQRGGFQVTWCRNGLEGLETAGRQAFDVVLLDILLPGLNGLDALAQLRQHSATPVILMSALGAEADRINGFQRGADDYLPKPFSIAELRVRIEAILRRVALERRHQAPLVQAACGELQFDEGLCDVRLDGRLAGLTPSEYRLLDTLHRNLDEVLSKPFLYQQVLQRGYSRHDRSLDMHVSQIRRKLKGIGYHERQIRTVWGKGYVLSASEVE
- a CDS encoding DUF2069 domain-containing protein translates to MAKKPKVLPPLQWLAPRLRLTRALSLAFFFGLIALLVVNNLWFANLHGARVTVILAIELVPLLLLLPGMLTGSARAHAWTCFVVNIYFIKGVLAAFDPARAVLGWVEVLMSLGLFIAGLLYVRWKFQHERRLAGEGN
- a CDS encoding META domain-containing protein, producing the protein MKNLLTGVLIATGLLGCAAQPSKLQQERSYVLEWIGERPLIDYSHLTLTLASDGRAYGNGGCNHWFAPYTLDGEHLSFGKVGKTRKLCAPALMEQEKRFLQALETVQRWDVSPVEQIRFWPAEGKPLRFWPEEG
- a CDS encoding TlpA disulfide reductase family protein; this encodes MARRLAAVLAITASLLLGGCGADYGVDQHGNTVKAEQIDGHWLVLNYWAEWCGPCRTEIPELNAAAKQWAADGIKVVGVNFDGLQGPDLKQAAETLGIGFTVLAQDPAERYDLPRSEALPVTYIIDDKGKVREQLMGEQTLEGLQTKIKALKGA
- a CDS encoding cell wall metabolism sensor histidine kinase WalK, whose product is MLDRHSLFWKLAILLVGFCLLMIGLSYTWGRHIEAQNAFLSEPARQVLRGYAAEAEHALRSGGRAGLDQWVAAMQQRERGWVGVLDRNLLPLDSATLDPQIMQRLTRLRGVDWPMSRRSVDQPWLRIPFPGAPELGMLVIELPQRFNPDQHRLLWRIVTNGIIPGLFTLLLCVGLYRMLIVPLNQLREQANAWRADQLSARLDSRTIARHDELGELARAFDQMAERLQGTVAMQQQLLRDLSHEMRTPLSRLRVACEGEADLQRLRERLSREVDCMQQLVEDTLQLAWQDAERAPMNLEPIEVHALWELLAENASYESGWSLARLRCEVPTDCWVQGNLNHLAQALENLLRNAIRHSPAEGVVRLGGQREGSYWRLWLEDDGGGVAETDLERIFAPFSRLDGSRPGDGGFGLGLSIARSAIQRQGGTLWAQNGQRGLRLCMRLPLHVPAIPTGRTLFSRAVRYL
- the wrbA gene encoding NAD(P)H:quinone oxidoreductase, whose translation is MSAPYILVLYYSRHGSTSEMARHIARGIELAGMEARLRTVPAISTECEAVAPDIPASGALYATLDDLRHCAGLVLGSPTRFGNMAAPLKYFLDGTSSLWLGGELVGKPAGVFTSTASLHGGQETTLLSMMLPLMHHGMLVMGLPYSESALLETRGGGTPYGASHHAGADGKRELDSHEIALCRALGQRLATTAKALEAARG
- the rlmD gene encoding 23S rRNA (uracil(1939)-C(5))-methyltransferase RlmD yields the protein MSKKKSNSSGLRFQPAGGNRSPQVPVGKKQHLEIERLAGDGRGIAFHEGRTWFVSGALAGEAVEARVLNARGKVVEARLERLLQASPERRQAPCPYYQRCGGCNLQHLPHEAQLALKQRTLAEQLQRVAGVQPEEWAAPLSGPEFGYRRRARVAVRWDVKARQLEVGLRAEASQDIIAIDDCAVLVQPLQSILRHLPTVLRTLSKPQALGHVELFSGTAEAVLVRHVAPLPVEDLAKLQAFCEQANAQLWLQGEGEPAQVGQAAPLGFALAPWQLELAWRPGDFVQVNAQVNTAMIEQALAWLAPQADERVLDLFCGLGNFALPLARQAREVVAVEGVQAMVDRAAANARNNNVHNARFFQADLSQPLAGAGWAAEGFSAVLLDPPRDGAFEVVQGIARLKASRLVYVSCNPATLARDAQVLVGQGYRLKRAGILDMFPQTAHVEAMALFEAG
- a CDS encoding 2-hydroxyacid dehydrogenase, translated to MRALLFSSQHYDQESFTQAASGTALDLHFQAARLTLDTAALADGYEVVCAFINDQLDAPVLQRLAEGGTRLIALRSAGYNHVDLAAAQRLDLTVVRVPAYSPHAVAEHAVALILALNRRLHRAYNRTREGDFSLHGLTGFDLHGKTVGVVGTGQIGAAFARIMAGFGCQLLAYDPYPNPELLALGARYLPLPELLREARIISLHCPLTEHSRHLINAQSLAQLQPGAMLINTGRGALVDTPALIDALKSGQLGYLGLDVYEEEAQLFFEDRSDLPLQDDVLARLLTFPNVIITAHQAFLTREALDAIAATTLDNINRWAAGNPQNLVMG
- the arsC gene encoding arsenate reductase (glutaredoxin) (This arsenate reductase requires both glutathione and glutaredoxin to convert arsenate to arsenite, after which the efflux transporter formed by ArsA and ArsB can extrude the arsenite from the cell, providing resistance.), whose translation is MTDLTLYHNPRCSKSRGALELLEARGLAPTIVRYLETPPDAATLKALLGKLGIAPRQLLRTGEDEYKDLNLADPALTDAQLIDAMAQHPKLIERPILVAGDKAVVGRPPEKVLEILP